A genomic region of Micromonospora sp. NBRC 110009 contains the following coding sequences:
- a CDS encoding alpha/beta fold hydrolase — protein sequence MFPGFTLDEIDVGPVRLRVRHGGSGPPVVLLHGHPRTHATWHRVAPLLAARHTVICPDLRGYGGSSKPPSDPAHTTYAKRAMAADVVALLDALGHSRAAVVGHDRGAYVAMRTALDHADRVSRLGVLDGVPIGAALARCDARFAARWWHWFFLGQLDKPAERVINADPDAWYGGSSEAMGAEAYADYRRAIHNPATVHAMCEDYRAGLGPDRAADEADRAAGRRITCPVLFVWSERDDMVDLYGDPAAIWRDWADDVRAASVPCGHHMAEEAPEHLAGLLADFLTETTPGPVSRPG from the coding sequence ATGTTCCCCGGCTTCACCCTCGACGAGATCGACGTCGGCCCGGTACGCCTGCGGGTCCGGCACGGCGGCTCGGGGCCGCCGGTGGTGCTGCTGCACGGGCATCCGCGTACCCATGCCACCTGGCACCGGGTCGCCCCGCTGCTCGCCGCCCGGCACACGGTGATCTGCCCGGACCTGCGCGGCTACGGCGGCTCGTCGAAACCGCCGAGCGACCCGGCGCACACCACGTACGCCAAGCGGGCGATGGCCGCCGACGTGGTCGCGCTGCTCGACGCGCTCGGCCACTCACGAGCGGCGGTGGTCGGCCACGACCGGGGCGCGTACGTGGCCATGCGGACCGCGCTGGACCACGCGGACCGGGTGAGCCGGCTGGGGGTGCTCGACGGGGTGCCGATCGGTGCGGCGCTCGCCCGCTGCGACGCCCGGTTCGCGGCCCGCTGGTGGCACTGGTTCTTCCTAGGCCAGCTCGACAAGCCGGCCGAGCGGGTGATCAACGCCGATCCGGACGCCTGGTACGGCGGCTCGTCGGAGGCGATGGGCGCGGAGGCGTACGCCGACTACCGGCGGGCCATCCACAACCCGGCCACCGTGCACGCGATGTGCGAGGACTACCGGGCCGGGCTGGGCCCGGATCGGGCGGCCGACGAGGCGGACCGGGCGGCCGGGCGGCGGATCACCTGCCCGGTGCTCTTCGTCTGGTCGGAGCGGGACGACATGGTCGACCTGTACGGGGACCCGGCCGCGATCTGGCGGGACTGGGCCGACGACGTCCGGGCCGCCTCGGTGCCCTGCGGCCACCACATGGCCGAGGAGGCACCGGAGCACCTGGCCGGCCTGCTGGCCGACTTCCTTACCGAGACGACGCCCGGGCCGGTCAGCCGACCGGGGTGA
- a CDS encoding DUF3817 domain-containing protein, protein MRDRWVRLFVAAAVAEACSWAALLAGMVVKYGPPRNEIGVHVFGPIHGALFVAYGLLVLVVARRRRWSLRHTGIALVCAVPPFATVLFERWARRRGLLGAPAPAERPLTPVG, encoded by the coding sequence ATGCGCGACAGGTGGGTCCGGCTGTTCGTGGCGGCGGCGGTCGCCGAGGCCTGCTCCTGGGCGGCCCTGCTGGCCGGCATGGTGGTCAAGTACGGCCCGCCGCGCAACGAGATCGGCGTGCACGTGTTCGGCCCGATCCACGGGGCGCTCTTCGTGGCGTACGGGCTCCTGGTGCTCGTGGTGGCCCGGCGGCGCCGCTGGTCGCTGCGGCACACCGGCATCGCGCTGGTCTGCGCCGTCCCGCCCTTCGCCACCGTGCTCTTCGAGCGCTGGGCCCGCCGCCGCGGCCTGCTCGGCGCGCCCGCACCGGCGGAGCGCCCCCTCACCCCGGTCGGCTGA
- a CDS encoding glutamate--cysteine ligase family protein has protein sequence MGEDVGARTFSREDRARYRDKVRRCLDVFAEMLRESRFDVERPMTGLEIELNLVDDDAQPTMRNADVLAAVADPDFQTELGQFNVEINVAPRRLAGTGTAQFEKHVRASLNAAEEKARTVGAHMVMIGILPTLRPEHLTAATLSANPRYALLNEQIFAARGEDLPISISGVERLATTADTITPEAACTSTQFHLQVSPAQFADHWNAAQAVAGVQVALGANSPLFFGRELWRETRVPLFQQATDTRSEEIKAQGVRPRVWFGERWITSVFDLFEENVRYFPALLPVCDPEDPAQALAGGGVPRLAELRLHNGTIYRWNRPVYDVLKGRPHLRVENRVLPAGPTVIDTVANGAFYFGVVRALAESDRPLWSQMSFSAAEENFTVCARHGIDAQVFWPGLGYLPVTELVLRRLLPLAYHGLDRWGLDPGERDRLLGIIEQRCLTGRNGATWQVETLHRLEQADHLDRPEALREVVRHYVDLMHSNRPVHEWPLP, from the coding sequence ATGGGCGAGGACGTCGGCGCGCGGACCTTCAGCCGGGAGGATCGGGCCCGCTACCGGGACAAGGTGCGGCGTTGCCTGGACGTCTTCGCGGAGATGCTGCGCGAGTCGCGCTTCGACGTGGAACGGCCGATGACCGGGCTGGAGATCGAACTCAATCTGGTCGACGACGACGCGCAGCCGACGATGCGCAACGCGGACGTGCTCGCGGCGGTGGCCGACCCGGACTTCCAGACCGAGCTGGGTCAGTTCAACGTGGAGATCAACGTGGCGCCCCGCCGGCTCGCCGGCACCGGCACCGCCCAGTTCGAAAAGCACGTCCGGGCCAGCCTCAACGCGGCCGAGGAGAAGGCCCGGACGGTCGGCGCGCACATGGTGATGATCGGGATCCTGCCGACCCTGCGACCCGAGCACCTGACCGCCGCCACCCTCTCGGCCAACCCCCGCTACGCCCTGCTGAACGAGCAGATCTTCGCCGCCCGGGGGGAGGACCTGCCGATCTCGATCAGCGGGGTGGAACGGCTCGCCACCACCGCCGACACCATCACCCCCGAGGCCGCCTGCACCAGCACCCAGTTCCACCTCCAGGTCAGCCCGGCCCAGTTCGCCGACCACTGGAACGCCGCCCAGGCCGTCGCCGGCGTCCAGGTCGCGCTCGGCGCGAACTCGCCGCTCTTCTTCGGCCGGGAGCTGTGGCGGGAGACCCGGGTGCCGCTGTTCCAGCAGGCCACCGACACCCGCTCGGAGGAGATCAAGGCCCAGGGGGTACGCCCGCGGGTCTGGTTCGGGGAACGCTGGATCACCAGCGTCTTCGACCTGTTCGAGGAGAACGTGCGCTACTTCCCGGCCCTGCTGCCGGTCTGCGACCCGGAGGACCCGGCGCAGGCCCTGGCCGGCGGCGGGGTGCCGAGGCTCGCCGAGCTGCGGCTGCACAACGGCACCATCTACCGGTGGAACCGCCCGGTCTATGACGTGCTGAAGGGGCGCCCGCACCTGCGGGTGGAGAACCGGGTGCTGCCGGCCGGCCCGACCGTGATCGACACCGTCGCCAACGGCGCCTTCTATTTCGGTGTGGTCCGCGCGCTCGCCGAGTCGGACCGGCCGCTGTGGTCACAGATGTCGTTCAGCGCCGCCGAGGAGAACTTCACCGTGTGCGCCCGGCACGGCATCGACGCCCAGGTGTTCTGGCCCGGGCTGGGCTACCTGCCGGTGACCGAGCTGGTGCTGCGCCGGCTGCTGCCGCTGGCGTACCACGGGCTGGACCGGTGGGGCCTCGACCCGGGCGAGCGGGACCGGCTGCTCGGGATCATCGAGCAGCGCTGCCTCACCGGGCGCAACGGCGCCACCTGGCAGGTGGAGACCCTGCACCGGCTCGAACAGGCCGACCACCTGGACCGGCCGGAGGCGCTGCGCGAGGTGGTCCGCCACTACGTCGACCTGATGCACAGCAACCGCCCGGTCCACGAGTGGCCGCTGCCCTGA
- the treZ gene encoding malto-oligosyltrehalose trehalohydrolase → MTEFTVWAPEAARVRLRLPGVADHDMRPGPGGWWRVEVPGTGPGTDYAFLLDDDEQALPDPRSPWQPAGVHGPSRLYDHAAFGWTDQGWTGRQLPGSVLYELHVGTFTPEGTFDAAIGRLDHLVDLGVDLIELLPVNAFNGEHNWGYDGVCWYAPHQPYGGPDGLKRLVDAAHAKGLGVILDVVYNHFGPSGAYAPRFAPYLAEQSNPWGRAVNLDGPHSDGVRRYIIDSVLMWLRDYHVDGLRLDAVHAMPDSRAVHWLEELAVEVESLSTHVGRPLSLIAESDLNDPKLITPREAGGYGLHAQWNDDSHHALHTLLTGERQGYYGDFGSLECLTDVLTGAFFHTGSWSSFRNRSHGRPVDRQRTPGHRFVAYLQNHDQIGNRATGDRISATLSPGLLRVGATLLMTAPFTPMLFMGEEWAASTPWQFFTSHPEPELATAVATGRRREFAAHGWPAGDVPDPQDRQTFVRSRLDWAELDKPEHREMYDFYRRLIALRKRRPDLSDPRLSHVDVRHGDQFLLMRRSECLVVANLAGKPQRINLPGVVRNVLLATESGVTVMRDGLELPAESAAIVAL, encoded by the coding sequence ATGACCGAGTTCACGGTGTGGGCACCCGAAGCCGCCCGGGTGCGGCTGCGGCTGCCCGGCGTCGCCGACCACGACATGCGTCCCGGCCCCGGCGGCTGGTGGCGGGTGGAGGTGCCGGGCACCGGGCCGGGCACCGACTACGCGTTCCTCCTGGACGACGACGAGCAGGCCCTGCCCGACCCGCGGTCGCCCTGGCAGCCCGCCGGCGTGCACGGGCCGAGCCGGCTCTACGACCACGCCGCCTTCGGCTGGACCGACCAGGGCTGGACCGGGCGGCAACTGCCCGGCAGCGTCCTCTACGAGCTGCACGTCGGCACCTTCACCCCGGAGGGCACCTTCGACGCGGCCATCGGCCGCCTCGACCACCTGGTCGACCTCGGCGTCGACCTGATCGAGCTGCTGCCGGTCAACGCGTTCAACGGCGAGCACAACTGGGGCTACGACGGCGTCTGCTGGTACGCCCCGCACCAGCCCTACGGCGGCCCGGACGGCCTCAAGCGGCTGGTCGACGCCGCGCACGCCAAGGGCCTGGGGGTGATCCTCGACGTCGTCTACAACCATTTCGGGCCCTCCGGGGCCTACGCGCCGAGGTTCGCGCCATACCTCGCCGAGCAGAGCAACCCCTGGGGCCGCGCGGTCAACCTGGACGGGCCGCACTCCGACGGGGTGCGCCGCTACATCATCGACAGCGTGCTGATGTGGCTGCGTGACTACCACGTCGACGGGCTGCGGCTGGACGCCGTGCACGCCATGCCGGACTCCCGGGCCGTGCACTGGCTGGAGGAGCTGGCGGTCGAGGTCGAGTCGCTCTCCACCCACGTCGGCCGGCCGCTGTCGCTGATCGCCGAGTCGGACCTCAACGACCCGAAGCTGATCACCCCGCGCGAGGCCGGCGGGTATGGCCTGCACGCCCAGTGGAACGACGACTCCCACCACGCGCTGCACACCCTGCTCACCGGGGAACGGCAGGGCTACTACGGCGACTTCGGTTCGCTGGAATGCCTGACCGACGTGCTGACCGGCGCCTTCTTCCACACCGGCAGCTGGTCCAGCTTCCGCAACCGCAGCCACGGCCGGCCGGTCGACCGGCAGCGCACGCCGGGGCACCGGTTCGTGGCGTACCTGCAGAACCACGACCAGATCGGCAACCGGGCCACCGGCGACCGGATCTCCGCGACCCTGTCGCCCGGGCTGCTGCGGGTCGGCGCCACCCTGCTGATGACCGCGCCGTTCACCCCGATGCTCTTCATGGGGGAGGAGTGGGCGGCCAGCACCCCGTGGCAGTTCTTCACCAGCCACCCCGAGCCGGAGCTGGCCACGGCGGTGGCGACCGGGCGGAGACGGGAGTTCGCCGCGCACGGCTGGCCGGCGGGGGACGTGCCCGACCCGCAGGACCGGCAGACCTTCGTCCGCTCCCGGCTCGACTGGGCCGAGCTGGACAAGCCCGAGCACCGCGAGATGTACGACTTCTACCGGCGGCTGATCGCCCTGCGCAAGCGCCGGCCGGACCTGTCCGACCCCCGGCTAAGCCACGTCGACGTCCGGCACGGCGACCAGTTCCTGCTGATGCGCCGGAGTGAGTGCCTCGTGGTGGCGAACCTGGCCGGCAAGCCGCAGCGGATCAACCTGCCGGGCGTGGTGCGCAACGTGCTGCTGGCCACGGAGAGCGGGGTCACCGTGATGCGCGACGGGCTCGAACTGCCGGCCGAGTCAGCGGCGATCGTCGCCCTCTGA